CCGACTGCTGGGAGCCACTCGGGTCTCTGCCGCAGGAGTGGCGTCCGCAGCAGACCAGGCGCAGGAGCGCGTGGCGCAGGTCGCGGTTGGTGAGCGTGTAGATGATGGGGTTCAGAAGTGAGTTGGCCATGGCCAGTCCCAGGAAGGGATCGGCCTGCAGGAGTACAGGACAGGTGCGCGCCGGGCACGCCACGTCGAGCAACAGCAGCAGGAAGAGGGGGCCCCAACATGCCACAAAGGCCAGGAGCACCACGCTGAGCGTGCGCAGCAAGGCCAGCGAGCGCGGCTTGCGACGCGCCCGGGTCGAGGTGGTCCCCGCAGTCCCGGGCCGTGCCGGCAGGCGCCGCGCGTTGGCGCGTACCTGGCAGTAGATGCGCGCGTAGAGTGCACAGATAGCGGCCAGGATGCCCACGAAGGCGAGCACGCAGAAGAGCACGTAGGCCTTGGCGTAGAGCGGCAAGACAGTGGAGCAAGCGTCCAGGCGACCCAGGCAATTCCAGCCCAGCGCTGGCAGGAGCCCGAGGAGCAGCGACACGCCCCAGGCCGCGGCTGCCATCGCCAGCGTGCGCCCCCGACTGGAGACGGGCGCGGGCCCCCTGCGCGCCATGGTGAGGCTGCGCTCCAGCGCGATGGCCAGGAGGCTCAGCACGGACGCAGTGAGTGCCACGAAGACGCCTCCCTCCCGTGCGAACCAGAGCGCGGGGGACAGTTTCAGCGTGAGCGGCCCCGACAGTAGGATGTTGGCGGCGTAGGCGGCGCCTGCCAGCAGATCCGACAACGTGAGGCTGCCCAGGAGCAGGAACATGGGAGCGTGGAAGCGCGGGTGGCGTCCGAGCACCAACAACACGGCTAGATTCTCTAGCACGATGAAGGCGCACACCGCCAGGCACACCACGGCGTCGGCGCGCAGGCCGGCACCCGGCTGGTAGCGCGCACCGCGGAGCTTGCCGGTGTAGTTGTAATGCAGGACGATGACCTCGCTCACCGGCGCCGGCCGCAGCAGCCCCGACTCCATGGGCCGCGCGCCCCAAGGCTGTTGGAGAGGCAAGATACGGTGTCAGGCCGCGGTCCCCGTAAGCACGCTCGCAGCAGCCGGCTAAGTCGTGGGAAAGGGGCCCTACCCACTGACCATCACCCCCTATACATGGTGTCCAAGGGGGAGTTCAGGATGGAGGGATAGAGTCCGTGGagacagacatacacacaaataatATCACGAGGGAACAAGGTGACATAGTCCCAA
The DNA window shown above is from Homo sapiens chromosome 19, GRCh38.p14 Primary Assembly and carries:
- the S1PR5 gene encoding sphingosine 1-phosphate receptor 5 — translated: MESGLLRPAPVSEVIVLHYNYTGKLRGARYQPGAGLRADAVVCLAVCAFIVLENLAVLLVLGRHPRFHAPMFLLLGSLTLSDLLAGAAYAANILLSGPLTLKLSPALWFAREGGVFVALTASVLSLLAIALERSLTMARRGPAPVSSRGRTLAMAAAAWGVSLLLGLLPALGWNCLGRLDACSTVLPLYAKAYVLFCVLAFVGILAAICALYARIYCQVRANARRLPARPGTAGTTSTRARRKPRSLALLRTLSVVLLAFVACWGPLFLLLLLDVACPARTCPVLLQADPFLGLAMANSLLNPIIYTLTNRDLRHALLRLVCCGRHSCGRDPSGSQQSASAAEASGGLRRCLPPGLDGSFSGSERSSPQRDGLDTSGSTGSPGAPTAARTLVSEPAAD